From a single Anomaloglossus baeobatrachus isolate aAnoBae1 chromosome 4, aAnoBae1.hap1, whole genome shotgun sequence genomic region:
- the LOC142303533 gene encoding uncharacterized protein LOC142303533: MDYRVRETTWQTQLNKVFDTEGELDNTTDSRSHRELCNQLKLLYNRRMRLWWNKAFMQRYVDRDLIPRGLRVQVFPSFNITDDAFKRDWEDAASACSKSFMLLLIKNNEASLRDLDGEIATLLDRLPKELTPTELSSFNETMDKEFTKWEKELVSNKTKKYQRDVTDYKNQQVYRWRGNIRRRRHFAGLAASVSASSVSSVEDENVTSQVLSRPVTRGFMGKNRPNKAPPGPPRPTPGATAKKGGSNELEVINLSQLVLSDDQVEVLKLGLTFVPDCNFDLFTVAKDLNLFLRRLILHKLHSKTSGPGLSITEAEEEATRILEELEGQASVHFFVSLIYLPDMYHATSFGATVTRTLNTYTNYCKWSPR; the protein is encoded by the exons ATGGATTATAGGGTCCGCGAAACTACGTGGCAGACCCAGTTGAACAAGGTTTTTGACACCGAGGGTGAATTGGACAACACGACTGACTCCAGATCGCACAGGGAACTGTGTAACCAACTTAAGCTTTTATATAACCGCAGGATGAGATTGTGGTGGAATAAAGCGTTTATGCAGCGCTATGTCGACCGAGATTTAATACCAAGAGGTCTTAGGGTGCAAGTTTTCCCCTCTTTTAATATCACGGACGATGCCTTTAAACGAGACTGGGAAGACGCAGCCTCGGCCTGCTCTAAGTCCTTTatgcttttattaattaaaaacaatGAGGCCTCTCTCCGTGACCTTGATGGAGAGATTGCTACCCTTTTGGACCGGCTGCCTAAGGAATTAACGCCCACAGAACTATCCAGTTTCAATGAAACAATGGATAAAGAATTCACTAAATGGGAAAAGGAACTGGTCTCGAATAAAACTAAAAAATATCAACGGGATGTCACCGATTATAAGAATCAGCAGGTATACCGTTGGAGGGGGAACATACGTCGTAGAAGACACTTTGCTGGTTTGGCAGCCTCTGTATCTGCCTCCTCGGTCTCGTCTGTGGAGGACGAGAATGTGACTTCGCAAGTTCTCTCGAGACCCGTGACCAGAGGGTTTATGGGGAAAAATCGACCTAACAAGGCACCCCCTGGCCCCCCGAGACCAACTCCGGGTGCAACCGCCAAAAAGGGTGGCTCTAATGAATTGGAGGTGATTAATTTGTCTCAACTTGTACTTTCTGATGATCAGGTTGAAGTGTTAAAATTGGGGCTAACCTTTGTGCCTGATTGCAATTTTGACCTATTTACAGTTGCAAAGGACTTAAACCTGTTCCTCAGAAGGCTGATCCTCCACAAGCTGCATTCTAAGACGTCTGGTCCTGGCCTGTCCATCACTGAGGCCGAGGAGGAGGCAACACGTATACTGGAAGAACTCGAGGgtcaggcatctg TCCACTTTTTCGTTTCTCTAATATACTTGCCGGATATGTACCACGCCACCTCTTTTGGAGCAACAGTAACCAGAACATTGAACACCTATACGAACTACTGTAAATGGAGTCCCCGATGA